Genomic window (Bacillus sp. BGMRC 2118):
CCTTAATGATGCTGACTTTTTCCTCATCTTTCATTCCATAGAAAAAGCGATCATCCTCAATCGGAAATCCCAGATCTCGTAACCATTCTTTGGTCCGTTCTCCATGTTCTTTTGGTCTAGCGGTAATATAATAGATCTCATGACCTTCCTTACTAATTGTTTGCAGGATTTCAATAATATCTTCATAAGGTGGACAATTTGTATAATAAATCTCTTCCAGAGATTCCTTCCACATCTTACTGCCCTCTTCACTAGTTAAACCAAACAGCTCATGAATTTCTACTGTTTGTAACTCATAGAAGTTATTACTTGGGACTTCCATGTTTAGTTTCCGCTTATAAAGTTCAAATGCATGTTCCCTTAAGTTTATTAACGTATCGTCTATATCAAATCCAATTTTCATACTGTTTCTTCCTTTATCTTAGTCATTAGGACACGTGTGATCATCTAAATGACCTGACCTCATTACCTTTGTTTGAAGATACTTTTCGTTAAACTCTGATTTGTCTCCCCATAGTGCTTGTCTTCCCGACACAGGGAGACCCGATTCCTTCAAAGCTTGTAGTTTTCTCGGATTATTGGTCATCAGTGTAACAGGCTTGGAACGGAGAGCCTTAAGCACCTGAATAGCATCTTCGTAGTTTCTGGAGTCATCAACAAACCCAAGTCCTTCATTCGCATCAACAGTATCGTAACCATTTTCTTGGAGAACATATGCCATCGCTTTACTGAATAATCCAATTCCACGGCCTTCGTGGTTGGCTAAGTAAAACAGAGCGCCTGTACCATGTTCAACAATCATCTTCATTGATTCTTTTAATTGATAGCCACAATCACACCGTTTACTACCAAAAATATCTCCTGTATGACAAATAGAATGCATACGGATAATGGCATCATCTCCGTATTCGAAATCTCCATACACTAGTACACTTGATTGCTGAAGCTCTGCCAGGTTTACTGAAGAAAGCTTTTCAATAATATTCTCTACATTCTCTGTAACTTCTTCACAATTTAACCAGCAATACCAATTAAACACGACTGTTTGATCATATAAGTTTACAGGCAGACGAATTGGGCCAACTAAATAAATAGCACCTTTTTCAGTACGAATAAGTTGAATTTTATCTTCTAATATTTCTAAAACCTTTGGGTCCAGTTTTGTTTTATTCATAATTAATCACCTTTTTTATTTATAGTGTGTTATTATATGTCCTTTTCATGTATGTGCTCAGGTTTTTATATTTTTCACGCATGATATTTTACAGTTATTAACAAACTAAGAAGAACCAAATACCCCGTTAAATGAGGAGCAACTTATGAATGAATCACAAGCAGATCATTTAGATAAGATAAAAAAATTATCAGAAGAACTTTCTAGAGAGCGACTTGACTATTGGTTTAACTATTCTTCATTTGATACTTGGCAATTCTGGGTGAATGTTGGCATTCTGTTCATTCCGTTAGTTATTCTTCTGATCAAGATAGACAAATCAAGAGCATTACACCTTGGGTTTTATGGGTATAATGTGCATGTATTATCCACTTACATTGATGGTTACGCAACCAACCATGGTAATTGGGAATATCCCTTTAAGGTACTCCCTTTTCTACCTATTAATTTTGGATTAGATACTTCTCTAATTCCTGTAGTCTATATGCTTGGCTATCAATGGACAATACGTCACAAAAAAAATTATTACATTATGCTCTTAATTGTATCGGCAATCTTTTCATTTGTACTTAAACCGATTTTAGTTTATGTAGACCTCTTTCAGTTCGGAGAGGGTCATAACTATTTCAATTTATTCATTTGGTATTTTATCGGTGGTTTAATCGCAAAATGGATAACGAACCTATTTATATACTTTGAGAGAAAAGGAACAAATTCATTCTAACTAAACAAATGAATTGTGTCTATTATTAAACTTTTTCAATCACTACAAACTTTAAGAAAGGAGTTTGATCATGGAATATACGAATACGTTAGAAGAGGCTCTTAATGCATTACATCATGCAGAAGAAGCTGTCTACCATGCTCAGTCAGATTCTCAGCAAGAGTTTCGACAGGAAGCTTTTCAACAGCTTTTAATTGCTAATGAGAAGATTGAAGGTGCCTATCTACAAAACCCTACACCAGAACAGGAAAAGCGCCTTCACCAAGCAAAGGAACATTTACGACACTTAACGGAAGCACACCAAGCTTTAGAAAATTAGTTGTATATTGTGCATTCATTATTTGCCTAACTTATGTAATCTGTGTTGTAGCTTCTCTTTCCAACTATGTGCTAACTCCTCTATAGCGAGGAGTTTCTTTATTTCCTCTACATTGTTCTTATCATGGAAATAGAGCTCATTCGATTTGAGTACTGACATGGAATGTGGGTTTCTTTCTTTCAATATGATCGGTGAATCTTTCATAATCCATCCCTCTTTTAGCACTCGTCCTAGAAATCCTGTGTACCCCGTTTCGACTAACCTTCCTAATAATAGGTCGAGACTATTGTATTTAGATAACGTATTACACGGAATTCGACCTTGAGTTATTTGGATGGAGGTTTCTCCAATCTGATAAATATCACCAATATGGGCAGTTGCTTCAGAAAGCCCCGAAACTGTAATGTTTTCTCCAAACCCCGGAATACTCAGTTCTTTTCCAAATTCAACTTTCCACTGTTCATAATGTTCATAACAGTAAAATAGTACAGCACGATCTGGGCCGCCATGGAATTTAACCTGTTCTACTCCATCCCCTTTAAAGCCATCCTTTGTTAAAAAAGCTTTCTCCACTGCTTGTTTTCCTACTCCAGACATAAAAACCTGTTGTTTATATTGAACCTTGTTAGGTTGTCCTATATTCAACGACTCGATCTTCATGATGTTCCTCCTTTTTAACTAAAAGAAAATAAATAGTGGTACAAACTATCCTACACGAATACTAATGTACAAGATGTATTGATATTTTACAATGTGTTATAGGAGTGGTGGATAACGTGAGTATTTTCATTAGTTATATTTTTCTAGGATTATCTTTAGCCGCACCCATTGGACCTATAAATGCTGCCCAGTTAGACAGAGGAATAAAACAAGGCTTCTTTCATGCATGGTTAATTGGTCTCGGTTCTGTTGCAGCTGACATCGTTTATATGTTTACAGTATATATGGGTATGGTTCATTTCATTGAAATTCCTATTGTTAAAGCATTTCTATGGTTGTTTGGTTTCTTTGTTCTAGTCTATACAGGCATTGAAAGTATAGTCAGTGCTGTTAATTTGAACACAACTGTTCGAAATAATGGGGATTCACGTATTAAAACATTTTTTACTGGTTTCTTTATGGCTCTATCCAATCCATTAACAATTTTATTTTGGTTAGGTATTTACGGGAGCATCCTCGCCAAGAGTGCATCAAGCTTACAACCTGATCAACTAGTTTTATATAGTTTTGCCATTATTTTAGGACTTCTATTATGGGATGTAACGATGGCTGCTGTTGCTAGTACCTTTAGAAAGGTACTTACAAATTCAGTTCTTAAATTTATATCTGTCTTATCAGGTCTGTCTTTGCTAGGATTTGGTCTTTATTTTGGGCTTCAAGCATTTCATTTACTATTTTAATGAAAGGCTATTTACATAGATGGTTACCTTTAGAAGAGGATGTGTACTACGTTAATCTCAAATTTTTGTTCAACCTTTCCTTCAAGTTCCAGTTTTTCCGTAATAAAAGCAGATGGAAAGAAAACGACAAGCTCTTAGCTTGTCGTTTCTTTACTCCTATTGTGTTGCCTCTTCGTTCTTCCATTTCTTCCTCATAATTAATGTGACAATACCAATGACAGCTAAAAATGCAAAACTTACAAAGAATCCTATTCTGCTCACCTTTTCGAACATTGTACCACTAACTGCAAGCAGGATTAAAAGTATCCCAAGAAGTCGGAGAAATTTATCTGTGGCTGTTAATTTCTTCATCACACGTTTAAATGAAAACAAAATAAACAACCAAGTGTATAAAAGCATAAGACCCGCTGCAGTCGTTAAATATTCGTATATTTTATCTGGGAGTAACAGTGATACGACGATTGAAACAGCTAATCCACCAATCGTTAAAAATAAAGCAGCAATTGGAAGCTTCTTCTTACCCTTCGTCTTTTGGAAGACCTTAGGAGCATCTCCGTCCTCTGATAAAGTGACAAGCATGTTGATCACTCCATAAAGGGCTGCCACCATTGTAGAAAAACCGCCAATAATAAGAACGGCATTAAACACATGGGGAACAAAAGGCAAATTATACCCTTCTAGTGCTGTAATGAATGGACTTTGTTTAGTTGAAAACTTCTCCCATGATAAGAGTGTTATCGCTAGCCCTAATGAAAGAAGATAGATGGTAGTCAGTAAAATCAACATAATTTTACCAGATTTCGGTGCATCCTTCGGTTCTTTTAAATCTGATGCCATTATACCCATGACTTCAATTCCTCCAAATGCATAAAAGGCATAAATTAATGCTGTCCAAAATCCCTTAAATCCATTTGGAAAAATTTCACTATATGTCTTTTCTATATTCACTTCTTTTTCACCATCTATCACTCCAAAAACAGCAAGTGCAGCAATGATGATAAACATAAAGATTGCAGCTATTTTTAAGATAGCCAAGACATTTTCAACTTTTTTGAAGCTGCTAACACCCGCAACTATAACAAGGATACCTAACACTCCATAAATGAGTGTTAGAAGCCATAGTGGAAAATTATCAAACCAGAATCGTGTAAAGAGTCCTAAAGCCGTTAGCTGACTCCCCATGATTAACATTTCAGATGCCCAATACACCCATCCATTGCTGAAGCCTGCCCATCTTCCAAATGCCTTTTTAGCATATGACCGAAAGGAACCCTTTTGAGGATCCTCTGCTGTCATTCTAGCTAAAGCATTGAATACAATATATGTTGCCAATGCCGCCAGTAAAAGTGAAATAAGTATAGAAGGTCCACTTGTTTTTATGGCTAAACTAGATCCCAGGAAGAAACCTGTACCAATAATACTCGCAACTCCAAGAAGAGAAAGTTGCCACCACTTTAGACTCCCCTTTTTATCGTTAGAAGAGTTTGCATCCTTAGATTGGCTCTGCGTCATAATATGTCTCCCATCTATCAAGCTAATAAATACATGGGTATTATTCACATATCATGAGAGAAGCATTCATACGATAGCTCTTTTCACAAACAATGTTGCAATATTCAAATCAAATTATCCATCATAACTCAATACAGATAAACTATTTATTTGACTCCTTGAATAACGTGATTTTAGTCTTAATGAACAATTTATAAAACTACAACCATATAAAAAATATCAAAAAAAAGATCCCGTTATTCCAAAATCTTA
Coding sequences:
- a CDS encoding HAD hydrolase-like protein, which gives rise to MKIGFDIDDTLINLREHAFELYKRKLNMEVPSNNFYELQTVEIHELFGLTSEEGSKMWKESLEEIYYTNCPPYEDIIEILQTISKEGHEIYYITARPKEHGERTKEWLRDLGFPIEDDRFFYGMKDEEKVSIIKDLQLDFYFDDKPEVVNTLVNESVTTVLRDQSYNRHLNFPRIKTWSQLLELLES
- a CDS encoding amino acid permease; the protein is MTQSQSKDANSSNDKKGSLKWWQLSLLGVASIIGTGFFLGSSLAIKTSGPSILISLLLAALATYIVFNALARMTAEDPQKGSFRSYAKKAFGRWAGFSNGWVYWASEMLIMGSQLTALGLFTRFWFDNFPLWLLTLIYGVLGILVIVAGVSSFKKVENVLAILKIAAIFMFIIIAALAVFGVIDGEKEVNIEKTYSEIFPNGFKGFWTALIYAFYAFGGIEVMGIMASDLKEPKDAPKSGKIMLILLTTIYLLSLGLAITLLSWEKFSTKQSPFITALEGYNLPFVPHVFNAVLIIGGFSTMVAALYGVINMLVTLSEDGDAPKVFQKTKGKKKLPIAALFLTIGGLAVSIVVSLLLPDKIYEYLTTAAGLMLLYTWLFILFSFKRVMKKLTATDKFLRLLGILLILLAVSGTMFEKVSRIGFFVSFAFLAVIGIVTLIMRKKWKNEEATQ
- a CDS encoding amino acid transporter, whose product is MSIFISYIFLGLSLAAPIGPINAAQLDRGIKQGFFHAWLIGLGSVAADIVYMFTVYMGMVHFIEIPIVKAFLWLFGFFVLVYTGIESIVSAVNLNTTVRNNGDSRIKTFFTGFFMALSNPLTILFWLGIYGSILAKSASSLQPDQLVLYSFAIILGLLLWDVTMAAVASTFRKVLTNSVLKFISVLSGLSLLGFGLYFGLQAFHLLF
- a CDS encoding MOSC domain-containing protein, which codes for MMKIESLNIGQPNKVQYKQQVFMSGVGKQAVEKAFLTKDGFKGDGVEQVKFHGGPDRAVLFYCYEHYEQWKVEFGKELSIPGFGENITVSGLSEATAHIGDIYQIGETSIQITQGRIPCNTLSKYNSLDLLLGRLVETGYTGFLGRVLKEGWIMKDSPIILKERNPHSMSVLKSNELYFHDKNNVEEIKKLLAIEELAHSWKEKLQHRLHKLGK
- a CDS encoding GTP cyclohydrolase II, coding for MNKTKLDPKVLEILEDKIQLIRTEKGAIYLVGPIRLPVNLYDQTVVFNWYCWLNCEEVTENVENIIEKLSSVNLAELQQSSVLVYGDFEYGDDAIIRMHSICHTGDIFGSKRCDCGYQLKESMKMIVEHGTGALFYLANHEGRGIGLFSKAMAYVLQENGYDTVDANEGLGFVDDSRNYEDAIQVLKALRSKPVTLMTNNPRKLQALKESGLPVSGRQALWGDKSEFNEKYLQTKVMRSGHLDDHTCPND